The following are from one region of the Phycisphaeraceae bacterium genome:
- a CDS encoding glycosyltransferase, producing the protein MMLRESGRVATEGAGHIDDPGFSVIVPVFNEAASLPSFLEHVRDGLPSTNVELIFVCNGCTDGSEQILRSIDDPRVRVLALERPGKAAAIRAAEAFAQRIPRFYVDADVLISGASLAALAEPLRHERFELVSPKMLYDESGMSFAARGIHRVWHALPHVLLEGHHGVLGVSRRGRERWGDFPDLLADDAFIQSRIPTSRRKIVPEITLSTRPARTFWSFVCVRERWLRGNQQLRAKGISVPRTKGQARCLLKMAARGRVVPVTIYLAARAAATAKVRLTGNRAQPWFQDQTSRQGA; encoded by the coding sequence ATGATGCTTCGCGAATCGGGCCGCGTTGCGACAGAAGGGGCTGGCCACATAGACGACCCCGGATTCTCCGTGATCGTGCCCGTCTTCAATGAGGCCGCGTCGCTTCCCTCATTTCTCGAGCATGTCCGTGACGGATTGCCATCCACGAATGTAGAGTTGATCTTCGTGTGCAACGGGTGCACCGACGGGAGCGAGCAGATCCTCAGATCGATCGATGACCCGCGCGTGCGGGTTCTCGCTCTTGAGCGGCCTGGCAAAGCCGCGGCGATCCGCGCCGCCGAGGCCTTCGCGCAGCGGATCCCACGCTTCTATGTTGACGCCGATGTGCTCATCAGCGGCGCATCGCTCGCGGCGCTTGCGGAACCGCTCCGTCACGAGCGGTTCGAGCTGGTGTCGCCGAAGATGCTGTACGACGAGTCGGGAATGTCCTTCGCGGCCAGAGGCATCCATCGCGTCTGGCACGCTCTGCCCCATGTCCTACTGGAGGGACATCACGGCGTCCTCGGCGTGAGCCGACGCGGGCGAGAGAGGTGGGGCGATTTTCCTGACCTTCTCGCCGACGACGCCTTCATTCAATCTCGAATCCCGACATCGCGACGCAAAATCGTTCCTGAGATAACTCTGAGCACACGGCCGGCCCGAACATTCTGGTCGTTCGTGTGCGTTCGGGAGCGTTGGCTTCGGGGCAATCAGCAGCTCCGCGCCAAAGGGATCAGCGTGCCGCGTACAAAGGGCCAAGCCAGGTGCCTGCTCAAGATGGCCGCCCGCGGCCGAGTTGTGCCGGTGACGATCTATCTGGCAGCCCGAGCCGCTGCGACCGCGAAGGTACGCCTGACTGGAAATCGCGCGCAGCCTTGGTTTCAAGATCAGACCTCCCGCCAGGGGGCATGA
- a CDS encoding nitric oxide synthase oxygenase — MGRRLRRLSRGERIEEATEFVRRFHRENGLSETACRAREHEVCRSLRRSGHYDHTPDELAYGARVAWRNHARCIGRLFWNSLEVLDRRDCQDPESIAAGAIEHLRRATNAGSIRSICSIFAPVVGNRLPAYIESRQVVQYAGYSDSTPTLGDPLNVEATRIAMSLGWTPPSERGRFDVLPIIIRDRRERRSIFGIPSDAVREVPIAHPERPELAGLGLRWYAVPCVSGMILSIGGIDYPCAPFNGFYMSTEIASRNFGDERRYNLLPEVARCLGMSMNAAHDRLWKDAALLEINRAVLHSFARDGVTIVDHHAASDQFMAFVAREQAAGRQPSADWSWIVPPQAPSACPVFHLPMQDFRAVPNFYVSRASDGEALRPRRDDEPPRSTARLRLERYRQDYREWRRSRDWRGD; from the coding sequence TTGGGCAGGCGTCTGCGCAGGCTGAGTCGCGGCGAGCGGATAGAGGAAGCCACCGAGTTCGTTCGGCGCTTCCACCGCGAGAACGGTCTCTCCGAAACAGCCTGCCGCGCCCGCGAGCATGAAGTTTGCAGGTCGCTGCGGAGGAGCGGGCATTATGATCACACGCCCGACGAGCTTGCCTACGGAGCGCGTGTCGCGTGGCGAAATCATGCGAGGTGCATAGGTCGGCTGTTCTGGAACTCCCTCGAGGTTCTCGACCGCCGCGATTGCCAGGACCCCGAATCGATCGCTGCCGGGGCCATCGAGCACCTCCGGCGGGCAACGAACGCGGGCTCGATCCGTTCGATCTGCTCCATCTTTGCGCCCGTCGTCGGTAATCGCCTGCCCGCGTACATCGAGAGCCGTCAGGTCGTCCAGTACGCTGGGTACTCAGACTCGACTCCGACGCTGGGCGACCCTCTCAATGTCGAAGCGACACGCATCGCGATGTCCCTGGGCTGGACTCCGCCGAGTGAGCGCGGGCGTTTCGATGTCCTCCCGATCATCATCCGTGATCGGCGCGAGCGTCGGTCGATCTTCGGCATCCCGTCGGATGCGGTCCGAGAGGTTCCCATCGCACATCCAGAGAGGCCGGAGCTCGCTGGGCTGGGTCTGCGGTGGTACGCTGTGCCCTGCGTGAGTGGCATGATTCTCTCCATCGGCGGGATCGATTACCCATGCGCTCCATTCAATGGTTTCTACATGAGCACGGAGATCGCGTCCCGCAATTTCGGCGATGAGCGGCGATACAACCTGCTCCCAGAGGTGGCTCGATGCCTGGGCATGTCGATGAATGCTGCCCACGACAGGCTGTGGAAGGATGCCGCCCTCCTCGAGATCAACCGGGCAGTCCTGCATTCGTTCGCGCGCGACGGGGTCACGATTGTCGATCATCACGCCGCGAGCGATCAGTTCATGGCGTTCGTCGCGAGAGAGCAGGCCGCGGGAAGACAGCCATCCGCGGACTGGTCGTGGATCGTGCCGCCTCAGGCGCCCTCGGCGTGTCCTGTCTTCCACCTTCCGATGCAAGACTTTCGCGCCGTCCCCAATTTCTATGTCTCGCGTGCGAGTGACGGCGAGGCGCTCAGACCCAGGCGTGACGACGAACCCCCCAGATCGACAGCGCGGCTGCGACTTGAACGCTACCGCCAGGACTACCGCGAATGGCGCCGAAGCCGAGATTGGAGAGGAGACTGA